The following proteins come from a genomic window of Lolium rigidum isolate FL_2022 chromosome 5, APGP_CSIRO_Lrig_0.1, whole genome shotgun sequence:
- the LOC124653585 gene encoding mitochondrial outer membrane porin-like: protein MGGPGLYTGIGKKAKDLLYKDYQTDQKFTLTTYAANGAAITATSTKKGDLILGEIQSQIKNKGITVDVKANSASNVITTITADEYAAPGLKTIFSFAVPDQKSGKVELQYLHDYAGINASIGLTANPLVNLSAAFGNSALAVGADVSLDTATKNLTKYNAGLSYTNKDLIASLNLNNKGDSLTASYYHIVEKSNAAVGAELTHSFSSNENSLTIGTQHILDPLTLVKARFNNSGKVSTLIQHEFRPKSLITISAEVDTKAIEKSSKVGIALALKP, encoded by the exons ATGGGCGGGCCAGGCCTCTACACCGGGATCGGCAAGAAGGCCAAGG ATCTGCTGTACAAGGACTACCAGACCGACCAGAAGTTCACCCTCACCACCTACGCCGCCAATGGCGCC GCAATTACTGCTACCAGTACAAAGAAGGGTGATCTGATACTCGGTGAGATCCAGTCACAGATCAAGAACAAGGGAATCACTGTAGATGTGAAGGCCAACTCAGCATCTAAT GTTATTACTACAATTACCGCTGATGAGTATGCGGCTCCAGGGCTGAAGACCATCTTCAGCTTTGCTGTTCCTGATCAGAAATCTGGAAAG GTTGAGCTCCAGTACTTGCATGATTACGCTGGTATTAATGCAAGCATTGGTTTGACTGCTAATCCTTTGGTCAACCTCTCTGCTGCATTTGGAAATAGCGCTCTAGCTGTTGGTGCTGATGTCTCCCTTGATACTGCCACCAAGAATCTCACCAAATACAATGCTGGGCTTAGCTACACCAATAAAGATCTTATTGCATCCCTGAACTT GAACAACAAGGGAGACAGCCTCACTGCATCCTATTACCACATTGTGGAGAAATCCAACGCAGCTGTTGGGGCGGAGCTGACCCACAGCTTCTCGAGCAATGAGAACAGCCTCACCATCGGCACCCAGCATATTCTTGACCCACTTACCCTCGTGAAGGCCCGCTTCAACAACTCTGGAAAGGTCAGCACGCTGATCCAGCACGAGTTCAGGCCGAAGTCGTTGATCACCATCTCTGCAGAAGTTGACACCAAGGCCATTGAGAAGAGCTCCAAGGTCGGCATCGCTTTGGCCCTCAAGCCTTGA
- the LOC124653770 gene encoding isochorismate synthase 2, chloroplastic-like isoform X2, with amino-acid sequence MAPSSSLYSSGRLLPSRTASTPRLIGRWLRPSCSLAMNGCAAGAGDRGVVSLQETRVLPAASAPLEAVGQLRAAVAALNADPPASSSGIIRIEVPIRQRGDAIEWLHAQRQSSLPRCFFSARAPLPDTPAIAAADTNNGNGCHNEQWEQPVSVAGVGSAVFFRGTDPFSLRDWRAIKRFLSRDCPLIRAYGAIRFDATSDASVEWEDYGAFYFVVPQVEFNELEESSVLATTIAWDDSLSWTWRSAVEELQSTLHKISPSSAKVNRSTLQTAIMNLNHVPTKASWDLAVTKALQMIKGRQTELVKVVLARCSRYITDTRIDPLELLACLKVEGQNAYQFCIQPPDAPAFVGNSPEQLFHRKYLNISSEALAGTRARGKTRADDFQIGQDLLLSTKEDTEFTIVRDSIKKKLEMICNEVVVNPSKALRKLPRVQHLSAQLAARLRNEDDEFDILNALHPSPAVCGLPTEEARQFIRDYEIFDRGMYAGPVGWFGGAESEFAVGIRSALLGKSRSYLVSGP; translated from the exons atggcgccgtcgtcgtcgctgtactCATCCGGCCGCCTCCTGCCCTCCCGCACGGCGTCGACGCCGAGGCTC ATCGGGCGGTGGCTCCGGCCGTCCTGCTCCCTGGCCATGAACGGCTGCGCGGCCGGTGCCGGCGACCGTGGTGTGGTGAGCCTGCAGGAGACGCGGGTACTGCCGGCCGCGTCGGCACCGCTTGAGGCGGTGGGGCAGCTcagggccgccgtcgccgcgctcaACGCCGACCCGCCTGCGTCCTCCTCCGGCATCATCCGCATCGAG GTGCCAATTCGGCAGCGAGGTGACGCCATCGAGTGGCTGCACGCACAGAGGCAGAGCTCGCTGccgcgctgcttcttctccgcccgGGCGCCGCTGCCGGACACGCCGGCCATCGCCGCGGCCGACACCAACAATGGCAACGGCTGCCACAATGAGCAGTGGGAGCAGCCGGTGAGCGTCGCCGGCGTGGGGTCGGCGGTCTTCTTCCGCGGCACGGATCCCTTCTCCCTCCGCGACTGGCGCGCCATCAAAAG ATTTCTTTCGAGAGATTGCCCGCTGATCCGGGCGTACGGGGCCATCCGTTTCGACGCGACGAGCGACGCCTCGGTCGAGTGGGAGGACTACGGCGCATTCTACTTCGTCGTCCCACAG GTTGAGTTCAATGAGCTTGAGGAGAGCTCGGTTCTCGCGACGACGATTGCGTGGGACGACTCGCTCTCTTGGACATGGCGGAGCGCTGTGGAAGAGCTCCAATCAACATTGCACAAG ATATCACCATCTTCAGCTAAGGTGAACAGGTCCACCTTACAAACAGCCATCATGAATCTTAATCATGTCCCCACCAAAGCGTCCTGGGATCTTGCTGTTACTAAGGCTCTCCAGATGATCAAAGGGAGGCAAACGGAACTAGTGAAG GTTGTACTGGCAAGGTGCAGCAGGTACATTACTGATACTCGCATTGACCCTTTGGAGCTGTTAGCTTGTCTGAAG GTCGAGGGCCAAAATGCCTACCAGTTTTGCATACAACCACCCGACGCCCCTGCATTTGTTGGCAATAGT CCAGAGCAACTATTTCACCGGAAGTACTTGAATATTTCTAGCGAGGCTTTAGCTGGTACGCGAGCTAGAGGGAAAACAAGGGCTGATGATTTTCAAATTGGCCAGGATTTGCTTCTAAG CACCAAAGAGGATACTGAATTTACTATAGTAAGGGACAGCATAAAGAAGAAGCTTGAG ATGATCTGTAATGAGGTTGTTGTCAATCCCAGCAAAGCCCTTCGGAAACTTCCTAGAGTACAACATTTGTCAGCCCAATTAGCTGCAAGATTACGTAACGAAGACGATGAG TTTGATATCCTAAATGCTCTTCATCCAAGTCCAGCTGTTTGTGGCTTGCCCACTGAGGAGGCACGCCAATTCATACGAGAttatg AAATTTTCGACCGTGGAATGTATGCTGGACCTGTTGGTTGGTTTGGAGGAGCTGAAAGTGAGTTTGCTGTGGGGATTAGAtcagcactactaggaaaa TCACGTAGCTATCTTGTATCAGGGCCATAA
- the LOC124654694 gene encoding hypersensitive-induced response protein-like protein 2: MGGVLGLVQVDQSTVAIKETFGKFNAVLEPGCHFLPWCIGDRIVGYLSLRVKQLDVRCETKTKDNVFVTVVASVQYRALVDKAPDAFYKLSNTKQQIQSYVFDVIRATVPKLELDDAFVQKDDIAKAVEEELEKAMSMYGYEIVQTLIVDIEPDVHVKRAMNEINAAARMRSAANDKAEAEKILQIKRAEGEAESKYLAGVGIARQRQAIVDGLRDSVLAFSENVPGTTAKDIMDMVLVTQYFDTMKEIGASSKSSSVFIPHGPGAVKDVASQIRDGLLQANTI, translated from the exons ATGGGTGGCGTTTTGGGTTTAGTTCAGGTTGATCAGTCCACTGTAGCCATCAAAGAAACGTTTGGGAAATTCAATGCGGTCCTGGAGCCTGGTTGCCACTTCTTGCCTTGGTGCATAGGAGATCGGATTGTTGGTTACCTCTCACTGCGTGTGAAACAGCTTGATGTCCGCTGTGAAACTAAGACAAAG GATAATGTCTTTGTAACTGTTGTTGCTTCTGTCCAATACCGTGCTCTTGTTGATAAGGCACCTGACGCCTTCTACAAACTAAGCAACACAAAGCAACAAATTCAGTCCTATGTCTTTGATG TCATTAGAGCCACTGTCCCAAAGCTGGAGCTGGATGATGCATTTGTGCAAAAGGATGACATTGCAAAGGCTGTTGAAGAGGAGCTTGAAAAG GCAATGTCTATGTATGGGTACGAGATCGTGCAAACTCTGATAGTTGATATTGAACCTGATGTGCAtgtcaagagagcgatgaatgaGATCAATGCAG CTGCTAGGATGAGGTCGGCAGCCAATGACAAAGCTGAAGCAGAGAAGATTCTTCAGATCAAGAgagctgaaggagaagctgaGTCCAAGTACCTTGCTGGTGTGGGTATTGCAAGGCAGCGTCAGGCCATAGTGGACGGGCTGAGGGACAGCGTCCTGGCCTTCTCAGAGAATGTCCCTGGTACCACTGCAAAGGACATCATGGACATGGTTCTGGTGACCCAGTACTTCGACACCATGAAGGAGATTGGGGCCTCATCCAAGTCCTCTTCAGTGTTCATCCCCCATGGTCCTGGAGCCGTCAAGGATGTCGCGTCGCAGATCAGAGATGGTCTCCTGCAGGCCAACACTATCTAA
- the LOC124653770 gene encoding isochorismate synthase 2, chloroplastic-like isoform X1, protein MAPSSSLYSSGRLLPSRTASTPRLIGRWLRPSCSLAMNGCAAGAGDRGVVSLQETRVLPAASAPLEAVGQLRAAVAALNADPPASSSGIIRIEVPIRQRGDAIEWLHAQRQSSLPRCFFSARAPLPDTPAIAAADTNNGNGCHNEQWEQPVSVAGVGSAVFFRGTDPFSLRDWRAIKRFLSRDCPLIRAYGAIRFDATSDASVEWEDYGAFYFVVPQVEFNELEESSVLATTIAWDDSLSWTWRSAVEELQSTLHKISPSSAKVNRSTLQTAIMNLNHVPTKASWDLAVTKALQMIKGRQTELVKVVLARCSRYITDTRIDPLELLACLKVEGQNAYQFCIQPPDAPAFVGNSPEQLFHRKYLNISSEALAGTRARGKTRADDFQIGQDLLLSTKEDTEFTIVRDSIKKKLEMICNEVVVNPSKALRKLPRVQHLSAQLAARLRNEDDEFDILNALHPSPAVCGLPTEEARQFIRDYEIFDRGMYAGPVGWFGGAESEFAVGIRSALLGKGHNTLVYAGAGIVEGTNPSFEWDELDLKASQFAKLLQYQEQHICYH, encoded by the exons atggcgccgtcgtcgtcgctgtactCATCCGGCCGCCTCCTGCCCTCCCGCACGGCGTCGACGCCGAGGCTC ATCGGGCGGTGGCTCCGGCCGTCCTGCTCCCTGGCCATGAACGGCTGCGCGGCCGGTGCCGGCGACCGTGGTGTGGTGAGCCTGCAGGAGACGCGGGTACTGCCGGCCGCGTCGGCACCGCTTGAGGCGGTGGGGCAGCTcagggccgccgtcgccgcgctcaACGCCGACCCGCCTGCGTCCTCCTCCGGCATCATCCGCATCGAG GTGCCAATTCGGCAGCGAGGTGACGCCATCGAGTGGCTGCACGCACAGAGGCAGAGCTCGCTGccgcgctgcttcttctccgcccgGGCGCCGCTGCCGGACACGCCGGCCATCGCCGCGGCCGACACCAACAATGGCAACGGCTGCCACAATGAGCAGTGGGAGCAGCCGGTGAGCGTCGCCGGCGTGGGGTCGGCGGTCTTCTTCCGCGGCACGGATCCCTTCTCCCTCCGCGACTGGCGCGCCATCAAAAG ATTTCTTTCGAGAGATTGCCCGCTGATCCGGGCGTACGGGGCCATCCGTTTCGACGCGACGAGCGACGCCTCGGTCGAGTGGGAGGACTACGGCGCATTCTACTTCGTCGTCCCACAG GTTGAGTTCAATGAGCTTGAGGAGAGCTCGGTTCTCGCGACGACGATTGCGTGGGACGACTCGCTCTCTTGGACATGGCGGAGCGCTGTGGAAGAGCTCCAATCAACATTGCACAAG ATATCACCATCTTCAGCTAAGGTGAACAGGTCCACCTTACAAACAGCCATCATGAATCTTAATCATGTCCCCACCAAAGCGTCCTGGGATCTTGCTGTTACTAAGGCTCTCCAGATGATCAAAGGGAGGCAAACGGAACTAGTGAAG GTTGTACTGGCAAGGTGCAGCAGGTACATTACTGATACTCGCATTGACCCTTTGGAGCTGTTAGCTTGTCTGAAG GTCGAGGGCCAAAATGCCTACCAGTTTTGCATACAACCACCCGACGCCCCTGCATTTGTTGGCAATAGT CCAGAGCAACTATTTCACCGGAAGTACTTGAATATTTCTAGCGAGGCTTTAGCTGGTACGCGAGCTAGAGGGAAAACAAGGGCTGATGATTTTCAAATTGGCCAGGATTTGCTTCTAAG CACCAAAGAGGATACTGAATTTACTATAGTAAGGGACAGCATAAAGAAGAAGCTTGAG ATGATCTGTAATGAGGTTGTTGTCAATCCCAGCAAAGCCCTTCGGAAACTTCCTAGAGTACAACATTTGTCAGCCCAATTAGCTGCAAGATTACGTAACGAAGACGATGAG TTTGATATCCTAAATGCTCTTCATCCAAGTCCAGCTGTTTGTGGCTTGCCCACTGAGGAGGCACGCCAATTCATACGAGAttatg AAATTTTCGACCGTGGAATGTATGCTGGACCTGTTGGTTGGTTTGGAGGAGCTGAAAGTGAGTTTGCTGTGGGGATTAGAtcagcactactaggaaaa GGCCATAACACTTTAGTTTATGCCGGTGCGGGGATTGTTGAAGGGACAAATCCATCTTTTGAATGGGATGAGCTTGACCTAAAAGCATCTCAG TTCGCCAAGTTGTTGCAGTATCAAGAACAACATATTTGCTACCACTAG
- the LOC124654695 gene encoding uncharacterized protein LOC124654695, with protein MAPPEDEGEVPAAALRVPAHVIARVFSQLDCVDLLSCSLVCRQWFSDSAELRDEWRKEYLEAWNLQGLNFKSWPQSLCPTCSIRSLQTWCP; from the exons atggcgccgccggaGGACGAAGGGGAGGTCCCGGCGGCCGCGCTGCGCGTGCCGGCGCACGTGATCGCGCGGGTCTTCTCGCAGCTGGACTGCGTCGACCTCCTCAGCTGCTCCCTCGTCTGCAG GCAATGGTTCAGTGACTCTGCGGAGCTACGGGATGAGTGGAGAAAGGAGTACCTGGAGGCCTGGAACCTGCAGGGTCTCAACTTCAAGTCATGGCCGCAGTCGCTGTGCCCGACTTGCTCCATCAGAAGCCTGCAAACCTGGTGCCCTTGA